taaaggatCAGAAGGATGTTAAAGAGTCTTTAATAAATTGGAATTTTCGATTTAAGTATGATAAAATGTCTAGACTCTTTGACTTTTTGTTAGCTTAGTTTGTCCAGATTGAGGTTTGTTTATAACCTATCTCCTAACTGAGCCTCATTACCCTTTTGGCACTTTTGATTAATTCAATGcaatgtatattttataattagaaaaaaacaattatgtATTAATAACACAACTTCTTAATTTAAAGCTTTTTCTAGCAcaatattatatgtataatgGCATAATAttgtaggaaaaaaaattatattaaaataatattgtacaaattttccttttcattgtaAACTAATTTACATATCTAACAACACAATTACAcaatagagataaaataaacgagtctatatcttttaatttttttttaagacttTGAAGTCTTTGTTTTCAGttgagtttttattaattttttattagatatttaacattttatttttatacctTTTCGGTGGATGTTATATTGTTTCGTcattttatctaattaatataataataatatcgtGATAAATGTAGAATGATttacttatttgtttttgtataataaaaaaattgaaattatttaattaatataagaatAGTATTGTGATTAGAAATGAATGTCGTTATGTTTTACTTAAGAATGAATGTCtacataaaagtataaaattaagttaaatatttatgttcacatattttaataaatttatatagttCATACTATGgtctatataaataataattatataatttattcatgaTTTCTTTTGTGAAGTTAATGACATGAAgacttttcttttcatcaacAACCTgaaatatttatctttacattttttcAATCTTGGAGAAAAAAACATGAACATTTGGTATGGAACAATATTCACTTGTTATTCTTAAGGTGAATTTTCATAtagtataaacaaaatttatccacatgagacataaaatatattgtttcagCTCTCGGGATCAGTGTATTGAAGTGAAAATTGTGTAGGAGTACACTCCctgtttataaataaatataaacattttaaacaccaattcaaaaacattttggtaaaaatccaaataaaaaatttaatgacaaaatttaaacataatgtGTAGTTTAATTCCACTGGACCCGTGCACACCAGAACACTTCTTACAAGCCTTTTCCTTCAGTTCACTGATTGGGTGGGTGCGTGTGCAAAGAAAACCGGGTAGATTCTGATCGGCCATCGGCACACCGCCGGAGTACAACATGATTGTCTGCGTTGCCGTCGTCGGTCACCAGGTGAGTCCCCTTCGACTTTCATACTCGATTTAAGTTTCGCCGGAAAATTCTGGTTTTCTGATCTCCCATCTGAACTCAAACTCTCATTTCCTATGAAATCGTGCAGAACAATCCGCTATACATACAGAGTTTCACGGAGGCCGATGATGCTCTCAAGCTCCACCACATCGTCCATTGTTCGCTGGATGTGGTCGACGAGCGAGGTGTGTTTCGTTTACTGTGAACTGGGGATCCCTAGGTTTTTATTTGAGATTtcgtaaattttaatttatctgtgatgttttgtttttaaGCAAATGGTTGGGGTTTTGAGATCCTTAAGCCTGGAGATAATTCAGCGAGAGGATTCAGTTTTAGGTGGAACTCCGAATCTGATGTAATGTGTTGTTTACTTGGCAGTGAACAATCCTAAAAGATCTGGGCCTATGCTCAATGAGACGTTTCTTGGACTGCTTTATCCCATCGAGAATTACAAAGTGTGAGTGCATTTGTTTTCTGTTAGAGTTTTGTTTGATTCATGCTTAATCCAACAACTGAAAAGTTTGTGGGTTTGCCTGTGACGAGATTTGCAGCTATGGATATCTAACTAATACAAAGGTGAAGTTTATATTGGTGACCACTGATCTGGATGTTAAAGATGCCGATGTAAGAAATGTGAGTAtgaattttctttcatttcgtCGGTGTAATTTCCTGTCTTACTGGAGTAGATAATTTGTGATGTAATGGTTCTCTTAGCAATGGTATCTAGGATATGCTGAAATAAATACTGATGGTGGTACTAGTAGTACTTTGATCCCAATATTGTGGTTGAAAGATATTGGATATCTTGTCTGTCATGTAATTTGACTACTGTTACCAATTACTTTTTATGAATAGGAGCACATTTATATTCTGGCAAAGGCAATGCTGATGTTTCTTGATCATGATCTGTAAATGGTATTATGATGTTTGAAATGTGTAGTTGCTATTGTCATCTTTACCTATTATATGTAGAATCTGGTCTTGTTTGGCACAATTATTAAAGTGGGTGTTACAGGAAATAGAAAGGGTGGCAGTGGATTATTAACCCGTAATGGTGATGAGGGAAAGTGCAAGGAGGGAGgaccttagttatcttaaaaGTAGCCAGTTAACCTGCATGGCTGCACCCATGACAGGCTGGTAGGATTAGGAAGTAAGGGAGGGGGAATCAGGTAGAATATAAAAGGAGGCTGGGAGATAATAGAGGTAAGAAACAATAGGGTGAGGGAGGTATTACTGCTTTATGTATATCTTTTTCCCTTTCACTACTTGTATAACTCTGAACAGCTACGtgaattaaactaattatagtATTGAGTGCAATAGTGTCTTATATCATGTAGAAGTGATTCAGTGTTTTGAGGTGAGAGACTAGCATGTTTTCTGATAGGTTCATTTTCAAGGCTATTTCATTGTTAAATTGAGAAATGCAAAGGGATTTGTACATTCTTTTGCTGATGGATTTTTCTTGCTTTGCTGTATTTCATTCTTTTCGACATCCTTctgtttattaatatttttgttttataaaaaattaaaaaactggAATTATTCGTTTTAATTGTTGACAGGGATGTTTCACTTAGGAATGCGATGTTTATGTGATACCCTGTTGTCATTTTCTCCGTTATGAAatagtttattttgtttatgaatTTTGCAGTCTACATTTAAGATCCTTTATATTGTTTTCCTTCAATAAGTtggttaaaattttacaatttttagtGCCACTATGTTATGATTCCACTTTTCGTGTGCATTTTTTGGTTAATTGCAAACGTAAGGGTATTATTTATGTTGTAGGAGATAGAAACACGTAAACTTAGATACTATCTTTCCATTGTCACGTTACTCAGAAATTTGACTCGTATGGATGAATTATGGTTCTATTTGATGTTATTTTCTTCTTGTTAACTTCTGGTGGATTGTATTTCTGTACAGTTTTTCAGGAGGTTCCATGCTGCATATGTAGATGCAGTTTCAAACCCATTCCATGTGCCAGGCAAAAAGATAACCTCCAAAACATTTGCAGAAAGAGTGAGCACAATTGTCAAGTCATTTGGCTTCAGTTCGGCTGGATGAACATTTTCAACTGGTGCGAGTTACAATGCTTTGTTTATATCTGGCACAaaacttttctttcttattcTAAGTTCTTGCCTTGTAGTTTTAGCATTGGTAAAATGTTTAGAGTTAGGAACATTTTCAAGAAAATTCTAAGTTCAAATTGATACCATTGCACTTGATTTTACACAAATttgagtttttaatatttattcatatgATTGAACGTAAATCTGTTATTGACCCCTACCTCTCTGAACAAAATATGTGGCATTAGGCGGAGAGGTTATTAATTTATTCTCTTACCAGTTTTCTATTCTGCTATAGTAATGCGCCATTGTGACTTATGGCACAACTATTGTGGGTCTCTCATCACAAATTGTCTTTGGCAGCTGTCAAAAAATCAGCCACGCCATTAAAAcattttcatcaataaaatatcatttctaAAGCATTTAAGATGTTCCAAAGTTGTATCTTCATTTGagtcttctatttttattatcgGTCAATGAATTAACTCCCTTCTATACACCATCATTGCGATTCTGGACattcttttgttctttattatttttaattctaaagcatattaaatattatgagacaataattttttaaaatgtcagTCGTATAAACATTACTTACTTTTGTCCAAAGCACAACTTAATTATAAGTGAGATCAAACGTCTTTATACATAgggattgaaattttttatcattgaaaAAGTTGAGCTGTTTAGGTTCCTATGAACTTCCCTTATCCAATGTTATGATAGGTTCCCATGAACAATTCACTATTTATAGAGTTTATTAAACATTGTCTTCTAAAACTTATTcaagtatatttttcttttccatgaTGCGAGCAGAGTGGGGCCACCATTCAAATTGTTTTACAATTCAATGATTTTGTACTTTTCTGTTtgtctattaatatattttcctttcatttctggattttttttttctggaaacatTCTTGTAATGGTTGTGTGTGTGGtctgaaaagaagaaagaatgtTGTCCAGAGAGAAATAGTAGGAGTCTGTGTTGCTTTTACACTATCATTAGTGTCAAAAGATGAAAATGGACCAAGTCATTTGTGATGTTTGAGTAACCTACGTTCAGATTTGGAAGTTCgacataaactttaaatttatttttaaaaaattataggatctaataattttatttttaagtatagaACAAcgtcttttttttaattacttcaaaagattaaatttaatttttctaatagaCAAGAAAGAGCTGGTCAGTTCTTGTTAAAGTCATGTAAACATCAACCAACTATTTGACCTACTTTACCCTTTAATGATTATAAAAGACAAATAGCGCAAAAAAGTGATTGTACTACTGTTGATTCAGAAAAAGAATGAACGAGGAATTGGTGATTCATTTTTATATACGAGCAATATTGTAATATTGAACATAAAAAggagtagggatggcaacggggcggtacgggtatcatgatctcatccccataataaaaattcatccacatccccaaatccaacgggtatacaacttttgacccatccccattcccaccggataacgggtattttcttatacccatacccatacccatttttttattgttccatatatcaattaaatattttttataaaaaaaatttaaaaatcacaccaacggaatcatgatactatcaaaatattcaatattaaaataacatactctttttgattttcatgatgtcaaatattaagaaaaatattataatagtataaatctcaaattaaagtatcaaataacaactaaataaaattcaagtaattatataaaagctaaaaaattacacattactaaaattttataataaccaaaatatttattaattttacaaatgatcagtggtttcatttgcattcgatccacctacacatagaaaaaaaatgaaaaattagatatgatataataattgaaatttaaaattttaattactagaatataatgtaccttcttcatcagattcattttcactcatgagaacatcttttccttttaattttttaacacctacaaacaccaaatgtagaatattagatgagaattcacaaaaaatactaacaaaaaatattaataaatttgagtagatggattcaatggagattgactgtcattattggaactttgaaagggagttggttgttgtgaacactatggtggacttggtacctgcaaatcttgatctcctgtgctcattttctctagaaactaacatacgtaacaaaaaaaaatcaaacaaagtaaaaaggttaatttcttttttaacaaaatataaaaggaaaaccaataatcaagtttaaaaatatttcaaatattttttatactattaaaaatttatattataccacttaaacgaaatagcacaaataacaaaattaaattaataataattcaaatttaaacatagattcttcatcttttgatcttgaattaaattaaggatttatgcaattgagcacttaaaattgagaattaaacattatcatgaaacaaaaaataaataataaataaaattatcataaaggagtaaagataattaaatgtgtgacccaaatttgagaatatccatttgaacataacataacggaaaaaaaaatgtataattaagattatgataaaaggaaaagtaccttgaagatctgcttaaaccttaaagaacaagccaaacaattaaaagagagtaaaaaagtgtataaccaaagtaacaaaaagaagagctacaaaataagagtcaaacattttcatgaaaataaataaataaataaagataatcaaatgtgtaacctaaaaaattatttcatataatgaaattgaggaacacctatttgaacataaccatgtacagagagtaaaaattatgtaataagaagaagaaaaattaccttcaaaattaaatcttgaaaaacaaaccagacaattgagagagtaaacaaagtgtataacaaaaaacaaagagaatgagaaatatgttatatatatatatatatatatatatatatatatatatatatatatatatatattatattatattatatattatattactatatatatatattatatgtgtgaatatcttatgtttatatatatatatatatatatatatatatttttttttatagatatatatttattttaagtatatattatattatattatataataatataaatataataatatatattatattattatatatatattatatgtatatgcgtagatattttatgcttatatttatatatatatatatatatatatatatatatttcttttaaatttttataaatttgtaatgttataaatttgtttataaaagatctcactagttaaatgattaatttgttttatacgtatatattatatatattatattatattattatatatatatatattatatgtatattatattatattatattacatgtatatgtgtaaatatatatatatatatatatatatatatatatatatatatatatatatatatatataagtatattttatttatatgtatatatactatattatattatattatattatattatattatattttatgtgtaaatatattatttatttatatatattttttagattatttaataaattataaatagtttagtaatttaagcggggacgggtatttgggcgggtatatatatatctccatccccagttgaaaatttcgggtattacccatacccatacccatacccagtcaaagcggggattccccgtcaaaacggggacgggttcgggtgatacccacgggcatgggtttatttgccatctctaaaaAGGAGTAAAGAAAGATCCAGTGAATGCctgattaataaaaaaatattgttcactgtttaatatttttattttatatcaattttaaatcaaatatataattgtatttaagtttaaagattttttttatgaatgcgCATTTTAACAAGCCAATCAATATATTTTCAGAAATATAATGGTTTTAATATTTCGAAATCAATTTTTCACTTGATCAAGATTAAGATgaatttaattacttttgtcTTAGTCacatcatttttttcaaattcagtttatcataataaatttttactcGTAACAAATTAATAGGAATTATTAATAAGAATTACGGGTTGATCTAAAACTCTAACTAAAGTAgaaatgattataaattatttgagtcttaatctattaattttttaaaataaaaataaagaattaaggatgacaaaattaaaagagaaaacatataagattaatggtatttttttttctgatatttaataataatcttaacaaaaatcAGATACACTAGTACATTCTCATGTACATctaaatacattaataataaaattttaagatatttaagaTGAATTTCGAATGATATGAATTTTtgcataataatattattgtcttCGACCTATCATTTTACTGATGAATTGTGCttatgagattttttatttatttataagaactaaataaaattattaaaaatatataataactcATATCTCgatcaattaaattaatttattttagagaaCTTTGTGCATcatgaaaattaagttaaatatttcagttttattgttgaaaatggaatataatataaatacaatattttactACTTCAAAATTTGCGAGAtactttttctctattttccttACAAAATGTAGTTTcctattattttaacaattaatttttaatgcaCCCTTTGATTCACCATCTATTTAACAAtgtatttaacaaaattagagTAATGATGTTCTATTACATTGtggatattaatatttattaatgttatatgTCAAGTtagcatatatatacaaaatatataattaaattaaaagtgttTCGATTTcaagtttattaattattaaaatatagtaaaaattagtcaCGATTTATAaggtattatttgttttaaaatttcatcataactattttttttaaatgtttcacTGAATAAGAaagagagtaaatataaattaattttattctcgAGTTCTTAACACTTTTGTATATactgtaaaaagataaaaattaaattaaagatgaAATTCGGAAATTAaccataatgaaaaaaaagagataatagtaaaattcatatatatttaaaattattatctgTTTCTGACAATAATTGTTATTTCCAGGATGGTTCCTGAATTTGTTTGGCCCATCAATTAGATCTGTCACATACAACCACATCAACCATCTCTCtgaatctctctctctctcttcctcttcaGATCAAACCATCACAGTTAACCTCTTCAAATCAATCTCTTTTCAGGTTTTTCTTACTCTCTTCATTCCTTCAATTATCGTTTTTCTTTTCACACTCTAATCACTCACAACTTTTCTTCTTAAGCTTTTCCTGTTGCTCTGCTCAATTTCTCACTCGCTGTGTTTTCACCTTTCGACTCTTTCCTCCAGTTCCAGAAATGGGTGTGGCTCAAAACGGTTATGATGCGGAGGAGGGAACCTTGGAGATTGGAATGGGTGGGTGTCGTTTCTGTTTATCTATTTTGCGTTAGTTTTTCTATTATGATGTTTTGGATGTATGCACCAATGGTTGGTAAATCAACGAAGAGCTTTGTTCTTTcattatggaaaaaaaatgacattttttgaAGGGGCATTGGATTTGATcagttttttaaattggtaACCTTATGAGTTGTCTCTTTGTGCTGCAGAATACAGAACTGTGTCTGGAGTTGCCGGGCCATTGGTCATTCTTGATAAAGTTAAGGTAATGGCCTCAGTGTAATACTCTATCTGCCATGCCTTTATAttgcttattttataattttggacttttttttttttttttacatggtGACTGAATTTTGTACTGATCAACTGCATCAGGGACCCAAATTTCAAGAGATTGTTAATATTCGCTTAGGGGATGGAACTACTAGGCGTGGACAAGTGCTTGAAGTTGATGGTGAAAAAGCTGTTGTTCAGGTGAGTGCCCACTACTGCCCTATTGTAGCGTGTCTCTAACAATCTGTTCTCCTTTTGAGACTGGTGATGATAATTGCCAAGTTGGTTGTCATGAGGAGATACTTCACCTTATCTTTGATATGAtgatttctttataattttaatcattaccAAATGTTCTTATTAGTTAGAAACCCTTCATTGTTGTGTACTTTGTTCATATATCTGTACTGACTTCAATGTCTAATGTTTTCTCTGTCAATTTCTTATTCTTAACTGATGCTATCACAAACAGCAGGCTTGCTTAGTTACCATTTTGTACCATTTAACAGGTCTTTGAGGGTACATCTGGGATTGACAATAAATTTACAACTGTGCAATTTACTGGAGAGGTAtacttgtttttaattatttacttaaattaaaCGTAAATTTATGTAAGTGAAATTTGTTTggaatttttttgtcaatataCCTGTTGATTGGTACTTGGTTTAGCAGcattgtaattctgatggtgtTGCACCTAGATAACATGTCAACTGTTAGTTTGagagttttattttgttttttgttaatgTAGAATTGGGTCAATCAGTGGCTAGTCTTTCAATTCGCTCTGTGCTAAATTACAgtagtaaataaattatattgattagTTCAGAAAGCATGTCCAAACTTTAGTTCAGAAAACATTGAAGGGTGGTTTCCTTGGTATCCATATtgattaaatcattttttttttgtattatgaGTTTGTTTCTAAAAGGGTATCTTGATATATTTACTGGTCAGCCTTATAATAAGCTtccaaaaagaaagtttaggaAGAATTATGATTTGCCAAATTTGTTGCATTTTAAAGTTCAGCTTCTTTGTACtgtttacatattaaatttgttcCAGAAGGATACTTTCCAAGTCTTATCCTTTCCAATCTGATTACCTTATGATTACTTTATCCCCTTCTACCACTCTATTGACGTTATTGATTATTGaatactttttcattttgagtCTTTGGTTTTCTTTGAACCAGTTTAAATGTTGACTCCCATTTTTCTCTATTATTGGTGTTGTTCACAGGTGTTAAAAACTCCAGTGTCACTGGATATGCTTGGTCGCATCTTTAATGGTTCTGGAAAACCAATTGATAATGGTCCACCCATATTGCCCGAGGCTTACTTGGACATATCAGGTATACTATTTCTTCTGAGGAGGTCTGAATATGCATGTTtaccttttccttttttaatattttttttttgtaattcagGAAGTTCTATCAACCCCAGTGAACGAACCTATCCAGAGGAAATGATACAGACAGGAATATCTACCATTGATGTCATGAATTCTATTGCTAGAGGTCAAAAGATCCCTCTATTCTCAGCTGCTGGTCTCCCCCATAATGAAATTGCTGCACAGATATGCCGTCAGGCTGGCTTAGTTAAGAGACTAGAAAAGACTGATAATCTTCTCGAGGTATATCCAATGTATTAAAGTGAATTTACTATGTTCAGTGCTCCTGAATTATAAGTTTAGGACTTCACATTTTGTATTATTACTTTCTTAGCATCGGGAATTTTAATGTACGCATCATTCAGCTGCACATTTAAGGACTTGAAAAGAAAATGGACTTATTTGGCTGACATCTTGTCCTTGGCCATAATTTCTTACCTCGCACCACCTGTTAGTGCTCATTGTGCGTGCATAACTTTAGTCGCCGATTTTCATGCAGTGGAACAGTTGTGCccttttttaaagaattaatttCTACAATAAAAGTTGAGTTCATTCCTTGTACCTATATTTACGAATAGTTTTGTTGCTTTAAGGTTTTTATATGATGTATAGTAACAGGTGTATTGTAAGATGTGGTTACTTCATCAATAAATGTGGATTTTAAAACGTTTGCTatgtttgaatatttctatcaaaaaattaaacctGTATTGCTTGTTACACATGTATTAAGCACACGGCTTTTAATAAGCTTATTTCTGGTTGTTTCCTTGGGACTTTAAAAccaatcaaaattatattattaccTTTACCTTCATGTACTTAAAAGTTGAAGTTTAAACATAAACGATCTTGCTTCTTTGTTTTATATCCCTTACACATTGTGTAGTTATCTAGCTTTCTTCTTATGGCCTTCAAATTAGTAAGGCTATTTCCTGcttattcatttatttgaacATATTATTTTGCAATAACATGAAGATAGTAAATTTTCCATGAAACCTTGTCTGAATACAGGGCGGAGGAGAAGAGGACAATTTTGCCATTGTGTTTGCAGCCATGGGAGTTAACATGGAGACTGCACAGTTTTTCAAACGTGACTTTGAGGAGAATGGCTCGATGG
This region of Vigna unguiculata cultivar IT97K-499-35 chromosome 5, ASM411807v1, whole genome shotgun sequence genomic DNA includes:
- the LOC114183868 gene encoding trafficking protein particle complex subunit 2-like protein; translated protein: MIVCVAVVGHQNNPLYIQSFTEADDALKLHHIVHCSLDVVDERVNNPKRSGPMLNETFLGLLYPIENYKVYGYLTNTKVKFILVTTDLDVKDADVRNFFRRFHAAYVDAVSNPFHVPGKKITSKTFAERVSTIVKSFGFSSAG